In Pseudorasbora parva isolate DD20220531a chromosome 9, ASM2467924v1, whole genome shotgun sequence, the sequence TACTGTAGATGCTATCCAAAGTGTTTTCCCACCCTGTCTGCCAGAATACAGGGACACCTAAAGACTTCAAGGagatgaggaagaggaagatgtTAAACGGCGCCCAGCAGATGAAGAATCCCACGGCGATGCTTAGTATGATGCTTACAGCATGGTTTCTGCTTCTGATGCGGCTCCGATGGATGGTTAAACCCATCCGGGTGTAGCAGAACGTAATAACCAGGAATGGCAACAGGAAAAACAGAATGATTTGCATGAAATATCcgaacaactccacaaacaatGAGTTGTAAACGGGAATGCAGAAGATGCCATTAGGACTGTCCACAGTATCAGAGAAGATCATTTCAGGCAGGCTGAAGCCCATTGAAATCAACCACACCACAGCAGAGGAGACGTGTGTGTACAGTCTGCTACGATTGCCTATCGATGAAGCGAACACCGGATGCACGACCGCCACATATCGATGGACAGTCATGACTGTGAGGAACATCATGTAACTGTAAAGGCCCAAGAAGATGCCCCAGGAGAACAGCCTGCAAGCCAGATTCCCAAAGACCCAGCCCCAGATGTGAGTGACGGTCCAGGGCACCAACGTGAAGGTGAA encodes:
- the xcr1b.3 gene encoding chemokine XC receptor 1, which codes for MMNGDTLHTDLNSSYDYYDYPYEDDGLPLITLEEESFSLAMINAICYSFIICISVPGNCFLLWVVVKKMGLRSSADCLLLHLTASDLIFTFTLVPWTVTHIWGWVFGNLACRLFSWGIFLGLYSYMMFLTVMTVHRYVAVVHPVFASSIGNRSRLYTHVSSAVVWLISMGFSLPEMIFSDTVDSPNGIFCIPVYNSLFVELFGYFMQIILFFLLPFLVITFCYTRMGLTIHRSRIRSRNHAVSIILSIAVGFFICWAPFNIFLFLISLKSLGVPVFWQTGWENTLDSIYSITHILAYSHCCLNPLVHIFGGKKFRRYLPWTRGFRLLSQRFSTQTFSNQSSYSGQFHL